The following coding sequences are from one Dreissena polymorpha isolate Duluth1 chromosome 8, UMN_Dpol_1.0, whole genome shotgun sequence window:
- the LOC127840390 gene encoding uncharacterized protein LOC127840390, whose amino-acid sequence MAEGKRKLDLQPFRVDCSDHIATGEAWSDWLDDFERQLRYFRITEDDDKTDALLIYGGPEVKRLSRSLEDPEKSTNYEKLSSKLSDYFSPKTNTHYCRYLFFKMRLNSSENTVEYAARLRDKALQCDFVDTDNRILEHLLQTTSNAEFIRKVIHRKWTLQEALSDAQISESTSIQLHAMNPQALGIDRISRKNSSSVDTPSKGNMKYTKRRIYQDRDTTSRNERSDRRLSDYRDS is encoded by the coding sequence ATGGCAGAAGGGAAAAGGAAACTGGATTTACAACCGTTTCGGGTGGACTGCAGCGACCACATAGCAACGGGCGAGGCTTGGAGTGATTGGTTAGATGACTTTGAGAGGCAGCTTCGATACTTTAGAATTACAGAAGATGATGACAAAACGGACGCTTTACTTATCTACGGCGGGCCAGAGGTAAAAAGGCTAAGTAGAAGTTTAGAGGATCCGGAGAAAAGTACAAATTATGAGAAACTGTCAAGTAAGTTGTCTGATTACTTTTCACCTAAAACGAACACACACTATTGCAGATATTTATTCTTCAAGATGCGTCTCAATAGCAGTGAAAATACTGTTGAATACGCTGCAAGGCTACGAGATAAAGCGCTGCAATGTGACTTTGTAGATACAGATAATCGCATTCTTGAGCATTTGTTGCAAACAACAAGCAATGCCGAGTTCATACGGAAAGTTATTCACAGGAAATGGACTCTCCAAGAAGCACTTAGTGATGCGCAAATCAGTGAAAGCACTAGTATCCAGTTGCATGCGATGAATCCTCAAGCACTGGGCATAGATAGAATTAGCAGAAAGAATAGCAGTTCAGTTGACACACCTAGTAAGGGCAATATGAAATATACTAAGCGTCGGATATATCAAGACAGAGATACAACTAGCAGAAATGAGAGGTCCGACAGACGACTGAGCGATTATAGAGACAGTTAA